Proteins found in one Oncorhynchus mykiss isolate Arlee chromosome 17, USDA_OmykA_1.1, whole genome shotgun sequence genomic segment:
- the LOC110494054 gene encoding parathyroid hormone 4-like isoform X2, which translates to MLVSQKHVQAVAVMVLVVFTVGHCQENERRAVTEHQLMHDRGRTIQSLKRLIWLSSAMEGLHTAQTRSSSLLPPTALNPIPRYTPGFSPALKPHSAGSQSGEASNNHKGSLERLMKNFFSPNLMDLSEGEP; encoded by the exons ATGCTGGTATCCCAAAAGCATGTGCAGGCCGTTGCTGTCATGGTTCTTGTCGTCTTCACAGTCGGTCACTGTCAGGAGAATGAAAG GCGAGCGGTAACGGAGCACCAGCTGATGCATGACCGTGGCAGGACCATCCAGAGCCTGAAGAGACTCATCTGGTTGTCCAGTGCCATGGAGGGTCTCCACACTGCCCAGACCCGCTCCTCCTCCCTGCTGCCCCCCACCGCACTTAACCCCATCCCGCGCTACACCCCGGGCTTCTCCCCTGCCCTCAAACCACACTCTGCTGGCTCACAATCTGGGGAGGCCAGCAACAACCACAAGGGGTCACTGGAGAGACTTATGAAAAACTTCTTCAGCCCCAACCTCATGGACCTCTCTGAGGGGGAACCATAG
- the LOC110494054 gene encoding parathyroid hormone 4-like isoform X1, translated as MLVSQKHVQAVAVMVLVVFTVGHCQENESRRAVTEHQLMHDRGRTIQSLKRLIWLSSAMEGLHTAQTRSSSLLPPTALNPIPRYTPGFSPALKPHSAGSQSGEASNNHKGSLERLMKNFFSPNLMDLSEGEP; from the exons ATGCTGGTATCCCAAAAGCATGTGCAGGCCGTTGCTGTCATGGTTCTTGTCGTCTTCACAGTCGGTCACTGTCAGGAGAATGAAAG cAGGCGAGCGGTAACGGAGCACCAGCTGATGCATGACCGTGGCAGGACCATCCAGAGCCTGAAGAGACTCATCTGGTTGTCCAGTGCCATGGAGGGTCTCCACACTGCCCAGACCCGCTCCTCCTCCCTGCTGCCCCCCACCGCACTTAACCCCATCCCGCGCTACACCCCGGGCTTCTCCCCTGCCCTCAAACCACACTCTGCTGGCTCACAATCTGGGGAGGCCAGCAACAACCACAAGGGGTCACTGGAGAGACTTATGAAAAACTTCTTCAGCCCCAACCTCATGGACCTCTCTGAGGGGGAACCATAG